The DNA region AATGACAAGGTTGAATATTGCATCTACttgggaaaaaaaactaaaactacaGTAAAAGTAAATGACAAGGTTGAATATTGTGTCATAATTTAATGCATGAGTTAAATAATGTTCCTCGATAAAAGAAATCcgtgaaaaaagaaattgaaaaaaaaagtcaaatcgGTTTACCTTTATATGCTTAAATTGACttcatttgattttaaatttatcttCATATATAAAAATAGTTCATTCCTATTAGTCCGTTTGTACCCAAATAAATTctttatatcataaaaaaaaaactcaatgagTTATAACCTTAGTTAAAGATTTAAGATATAATATCATTAGCTAGTTAAGTCTTAAGATATAATATCATTAGCTGATTAAGTTTTAACTCAATTGATATATGTATTATTAGTAATGCAGGAGGATCTGAATACGAGTGTGCTAAAACGCATTGTTCTTCTATTTATGGATGGGGAGGGGCTATGGGTAATTTTAGgcattatcttatatatatatgataaaaatttataataagatAATTCAAAAAAATGAGACTTAAGATCCTtaaagattatttatttattatttcgaaAAATTTCGTATTTAATTCACTACTAATAATTTTTATCTGTTTagcaaaaaatattttgtttattaaaattttcaaaaatatttttattacatatatatatatatataagaatatttGGTACATCAGTAAGGATGAAACATGCCATTTTCCAATTTTTATATACCcaaaattaacattatttttcatagtttttaaATTGATCCCTTAAACAGAGCAAAATTccattaaaaaaatccaaaagagAGCGGGTCAAATAagtaacaaatttttttatttcaaaatgctAACAAGTAAACAAAAAGAATTGATTATTGAGTAGGATTAAAAAGCAGCATgacaaacatttttttattaagtaaaattttatatctaaataagttagtatttttaaataatatagagTCATAGCAGTCTTACTTTACACTGTTATTTCCTAAGAAAATAATTTCGGTAATAAAAAGATTGGTCATAAGACTGCTGGGGGATTGAGGACTTAAAATTCTGTTAAAAGTATGTCAAAAGCAAGGAAAAGATTTAATATCAGTCATGCCCTCAAACATCTTTCATCCTTACATTTCATTCAATGAAGAATAAACCAGAAGTATAAACTCAATTTTAACCTCTTCTATATACATTACATAAGATTACATTAAATCaagtacaattttttttattaactactgtaattatttctttttaaacatatttaatatcaaagaaatttttaagatttaattgATACATTACATAAGATATTATACATTTCTAAACATTTATCTACTAATATTTTACAGACATCAACTTTGAATGAAAAGAATCAAACAAAAGACAAGTCAACATTTCTTTTAATCTATTTCCAATTCTCATGCAATGGGCCCTACATTCACTTTGTTTTCCGTATTTGTTTTCTTGAATTTAAGTTCTTTTTTGACTTAAAAATCACCATTACTTCTTTTTACCTATAAATACATGCAACAATTGCACTCTTATCCTCACACAAATTCTGTGCCAAATTTCAAGAGCAAACCAAAAAAAGGCTGCAAATTCAGCTTTTCAATATTTGCTTTTGATCAATCGAAATGGCTTCACAAGTTTCTCAAATGCCTTCTTCATCACCCCTTTCTTCCAATAAGGATGAAATGCGTCCCAAAGCCGATTTTCAGCCTAGCATTTGGGGAGATCTCTTCCTCAATTGTCCCGACAAGGTATACACACATATGAGTATATTGACATATAATCTTAACagattatttgtttaattatttagTGATTCAATGTgaagaaaattttcattattttgagcAGAATATTGATGCTGAAACTGAAAAGCGCCACCAACAATTGAAAGAAGAAGTGAGGAAGATGATTGTGGCACCAATGGCTAATTCAACCCAAAAGTTAGCCTTCATTGATTCAGTCCAAAGACTGGGTGTGAGTTACCATTTCACCAAGGAGATCGAAGATGAACTAGAGAATATCTACCATAACAACAATGATGCCGAGAACGACCTCTACACCACATCCATTCGATTCCGACTACTCCGAGAGCATGGATACAATGTTTCATGCGGTAATTATTGGAACAACAACATGGTATTTTTAAGTTTCTTGAGTATATAATAGCATGGAATATTTGATAACAAATTTCATTTTGGGTAATTTCATCTCAGACGTATTCAACAAGTTTAAAGATGAGCAAGGGAATTTCAAGTCATCCGTGACAAGCGATGTTCGAGGATTGTTGGAACTTTACCAAGCTTCTTATTTGAGGGTTCATGGGGAAGATATATTGGATGAAGCAATTTCTTTCACCACCCACCATTTAAGCCTTGCAGTAGCATCTTTGGACCATCCTTTGTCCGAAGAGGTTTCTCATGCTTTGAAACAATCAATTCGAAGAGGCTTGCCCAGGGTTGAGGCAAGGCACTATCTTTCAGTATACCAAGATATTGAGTCCCATAATAAGGCTTTGTTGGAGTTTGCTAAGATCGATTTCAACATGTTACAATTTTTGCATAGGAAAGAGCTAAGTGAGATTTGTAGGTATGTTTTTTAATCTCTTtcacccatttttttttctttttcatctttttttaatttttttggtggAAGGGCGGGTTGAATTTATAGGAGGCATCATTCTCAGAATAGGAGACGAGTTGCAAATGCTAATATTTGAATCTTATTAAAAACACAAGTTAAAAGTGATGGCATGAACCTTAGATTCatctttttcacctatttcattttacttatatattttttataatttgaggtTCCCAATTGACTTAAGAATCTAACAATTTACTCATTGACAACATGAATGTGAAACTAATTAAAACTTTGAATAGTCATTGCGTTAATGGGGTtttttataatatgattttttaggTGGTGGAAGGATTTAGACTTTCAAAGAAAGTTGCCATATGCAAGAGATAGAGTTGTTGAAGGTTACTTTTGGATCTCTGGAGTGTACTTTGAGCCCCAATATTCACTTGGTAGAAAGATGTTGACAAAAGTGATAGCAATGGCATCCATTGTAGATGATACATATGACTCATATGCAACATATGAAGAGCTCATTCCCTATACAAATGCAATTGAGAGGTTcgttttctttaattttgttgGTAATAGGTTAGGTTTCTTTAGTTCAAGTGAACATTCAAGTATATATTACAAGGAATGATCAAATATAACGTTGAGGGTGGATTCAGGTGGGATATCAAATGTATAGATGAAATTCCCGAATACATGAAACCAAGCTACAAGGCTCTATTagatgtttatgaagaaatggtaCAATTGGTGGCTGAGCATGGGAGACAATATCGTGTCGAGTATGCGAAGAATGCGGTATGTACATCtgtaaacatttattttatacaAAAAAGATAAGATCTTAGCTAAATTCTAGATTTGAATAAACAACTAACTTGAATAACAATAAAtaatcatttaaatattattttgaattttaattgatATTAGTGATAATTGTTGGGATTTTGTTGCCTCAGATGATACGACTTGCTCAATCTTATCTTGTGGAGGCCAAATGGACTCTTCAAAACTATAAACCATCATTCGAGGAGTTTAAGGCTAATGCATTGCCAACTTGTGGTTATGCCATGCTTGCTATTACATCTTTCGTCGGCATGGGAGATATCGTAACACCAGAGACCTTTAAATGGGCAGCTAGTGACCCTAAGATCATTCAAGCGTCCACAATTATTTGTAGGTTTATGGATGATGTTGCTGAACACaaggtataataatatatttatataatcacaAGAAACCTAACTCTTAACTCAATAATTGAATGTCTTTGTAACAAAATTAAATGATGGTTTTTATCATGATCtgaaacaattaaaatataatgtttaCATATCAAATGTTTAGTCTTAAAtcgaaaaataagaaaataaatctaatttcattttaaacaaatatAGTTTAATAATATGATAGATTTTAGGGTATATAGTGATagaataattttgattttattatggTTGCAGTTCAAGCATAGGAGAGAAGACGATTGCTCAGCAATCGAGTGTTACATGGAAGAATATGGCGTAACAGCACAAGAGGCATATGATGTATTCAACAAGCATGTTGAGAGTGCTTGGAAGGATTTAAATCAAGAGTTTTTGAAACCAACAGAAATGCCAACAGAGGTTTTGAATCGTAGCCTAAACCTTGCAAGGGTGATGGATGTGCTTTACAGGGAAGGCGATGGCTATACATATGTTGGAAAAGCGGCAAAGGGTGGAATCACTTCATTGCTCATTGAACCAATTGCACtttgaaattatgttaatttttccTCTCCAAGCTTGTTTCTTAAGAAATAGTTATTAAGTTctaattaataatgttttataatattcatatattataaaAGAAAGTCCAAATCGATTGTCTTTGTACTTATTGCCTTATATTAATTCAATAAGGTTCTTTCCAAACTTTTCATTGTGAAAAATcttctattttatatattatttgattttatatatatacatatatatatatattggtataaAAGAATatgtaatataaaaataagatgagTTATACCGGAATTAAGATTAAAAAGAATCTACTAAACATTACCACCTAAAGTTTATTCAGATAAGTTTtgaattctttatttatttaattcggTATATCAttaagtttgaaaaataaaatatttgagaaattattttataaatcatTCCTATTACATCatttatagtttattttcaattatttaatgacatttcaataACTTTTTTCATATCATTGacaaaattttggtaattttttaaccTTGAACCATGACCCTAAATCCCAAATCCTAAACATTAAATCCAAagttttaaaccctaaaccttgaaTATTGACCTCAAATCCTAAACCCCAAACGTTGAACATTGAcctcaaaccctaaaccttaaatatcaaattataaacCAAAACTTGAACATTAAATCCCAAACCTGAATCTTGAACCttgaaccttaaaccttaaatctcgAATTCTAAATTCTAAACCTTGAACAATATTTGGTTTGGGGTTCAGTGTTTGAAATCTGAATTCGAGATAAAATAATTACCATAATTATAAGTCAAtgacataaaaaaattactaaaataccattaAATAACTGGAAATGgaccataaataatataattgaaatGATCGGTTAAAGAATTTCTCTAAAATATCCTTTATTAGTTTCCACTTAAAAGTCAACAAATTTATAACCAATCCCAAAAAATCAGGAGTGAATTTCAAATTTGTGTTACACAATATGTTACATCACAtgtaataaattttgtaaaaagataaatgtattttttaacGAAACTATCAAATTTAACCATTAGTAGATGATAAAAGTTTTTGGAATCAAATaaactatattataatttatgttatacaatgtagtaaaatatataaaaatattgtaaTGCTGTAATATATTTTGTAATGACTATTTTCACcaaccaaaataaattattaaatttgaaataaCGTAAATGTTAAGTttctaatatataatattatatatgtacGTATGTATGAGTCTAAGTACTGACGGCTAccaaaacaaaatgttttaaatcaaagaaaaaaaataatgagtAAACTATATTATTAGTAACTAAATTATGAGtagatttttattttgttcacttaattaaaaaatttataaattaattataaatgctTTCTAGATTTGACACTTTTTAGttagtataattataattttagtcCTCGATTTTTATACTTTATGTCAATTTGACCCTGATGATGTAGTCGTAAATCATCTAAAAATTTGACTAGGGCAAGTGTACCTAtaaattaatagtatagttacggtgagcaaagatatcgttcaCATGTTGACTAAAACTACtgtaaattaataattttctattatttaactgataaattcgaataattgattaaaaaataaatttaactaaacaagTTGCTAACGAACACAACAAAGAACAATTAAGGAAAATAAACggttaacaaccaagaagcgaaacaatactcaggaaagaattcacctagattccATCTGTCATTATCgatctaaattacacaatttcttcacttaatatattgatccgtagaaatccctaaattatgctaatatctctcttcaagactaagagcaactgactctaggttgattaattgaatttgtttctaattaaaacctGTATTATCGCTTTAACTCGATCAatggatccccctattagatttgactctagtctaatagatttatgttgtcctatttctaggattgcaggCAACATCACTCAATTAtattagatctactcttaaatagggtttattcctcctctgatttaagctcATCAAACATGGATtgataatctagaaatatcaaaccaagaattaagcacacataattgagaacaagatccaaaaatttatttgtaaaaatagaaatcaaataacacAATCTATCCTAGGGTTCATCTCCTAGGTATTTGGAAAATCAGTTCATGAtaacaaataaaaacatcccaaagacagtataaccacaagaaataaagaaactcttaataaacttcaaagaaatcaaaaggagatatTCAATCTAATTTTCTTTCCTATTTTACTAAAACATTTACCTCtaaaatgaatttggacaaataATTTTCAGATTCATTTGAACCAGATACATTCTTGACATAAACTTCGAAGtcataaagttattaaaaataaaaaattattaagattgtaaaattatttaaaaatataaataattaaataattactaaaaaaatctaaaattatattttttttataaaaaacacaGAATTTATAGGCTCAAAATGAACCTGGACAaattattattcatattaatttgAACCTGGATAATTTTTTTCTCTGGGGTCATTTTGGATGTAAATTTCGAATGttgtaaaaattgtttaaaaaataattaaaaataataaataattatgaataattattaaaaatgtaatatatattactttttattttttaaatgatatgtgataatATAATTTGGTGAAAATGATACTAAGAAAAAGATGGAAGTATGATATTACATTAATAAATGACaaaatattctaaatatttaattatctttgttgtaggccaattttagcccatttacatcaaaacccaatttagccttacctaacccactaaaattaaacccaaaacccaaaatcttaactacccaaagccaaatttacatcaaaaccccaatggcccaaaccctaagcccaaatcaaaataaaaaaacctagcccacaacttaaacttttctcaactagccactccttttccaccaccaactccactagccactctttttccaccaccaactccactagccacaccttctccaccaccacttgtacctacaaatgaatatataaacaataaaaaaatattttgtaaatggctatataagccttctcatattttgtatccGGGGGGGAAgatttttttggagagtttttgggagagaaagttattgtaaaggatttttggagaggtttctttttaaagtaatcaaggagaagagttattgtgaatgctagtttttggagaagctagtttttttggagattaatcaaaaatcaaagcaaaagaggtttctttgtctattctcattttaagttctttgtttacttattgttttcctttcaatcttattttgtttcttttatacgaaagtaaaaaataaaaggaggaagcttacccatttttaccgaaaaagattttttgaggtccggctacCATGTACGGTGGCGTCGGCGGCGGTCCGACGACCGGACGatggccggccttgtggccgaaaatcacccaccctctccctttctttttttgttattattatatttcttaatattatattatatatattcttttaatatattaggtatattttaaattttatattacgtatatatatatattttatactattttatttatatatctttaatattatattatttatatatatatatatatatatatatttctacatgttat from Gossypium hirsutum isolate 1008001.06 chromosome A04, Gossypium_hirsutum_v2.1, whole genome shotgun sequence includes:
- the LOC107920688 gene encoding (+)-delta-cadinene synthase isozyme XC1; amino-acid sequence: MASQVSQMPSSSPLSSNKDEMRPKADFQPSIWGDLFLNCPDKNIDAETEKRHQQLKEEVRKMIVAPMANSTQKLAFIDSVQRLGVSYHFTKEIEDELENIYHNNNDAENDLYTTSIRFRLLREHGYNVSCDVFNKFKDEQGNFKSSVTSDVRGLLELYQASYLRVHGEDILDEAISFTTHHLSLAVASLDHPLSEEVSHALKQSIRRGLPRVEARHYLSVYQDIESHNKALLEFAKIDFNMLQFLHRKELSEICRWWKDLDFQRKLPYARDRVVEGYFWISGVYFEPQYSLGRKMLTKVIAMASIVDDTYDSYATYEELIPYTNAIERWDIKCIDEIPEYMKPSYKALLDVYEEMVQLVAEHGRQYRVEYAKNAMIRLAQSYLVEAKWTLQNYKPSFEEFKANALPTCGYAMLAITSFVGMGDIVTPETFKWAASDPKIIQASTIICRFMDDVAEHKFKHRREDDCSAIECYMEEYGVTAQEAYDVFNKHVESAWKDLNQEFLKPTEMPTEVLNRSLNLARVMDVLYREGDGYTYVGKAAKGGITSLLIEPIAL